A stretch of the Aegilops tauschii subsp. strangulata cultivar AL8/78 chromosome 4, Aet v6.0, whole genome shotgun sequence genome encodes the following:
- the LOC109785758 gene encoding protein CHAPERONE-LIKE PROTEIN OF POR1, chloroplastic — MLAHGLASNPLRASRSPLTPRASSAPLGLVSSLGFNRGRKENVKLFINVDRYTKYNAPSITQRCSRISPLASASFGDMADSSTPIFPRINVKDPYQRLGISKEASEEEIRAARNFLISKYAGHKPSVDAIESAHDKIIMQSFFDRKRPKVDLKKKFRELSQSRPVKAVQGRFYTPSSKFIWKTAITFVLLGVLTLVFPTEEGPTLQVLISCAANIYFLYQRLKSGWKSFFYGFSSFFASWFLATFLMVSVIPPILPGPRNLEVSTACVAYAFLFVSSTFLK; from the exons ATGTTGGCGCATGGTCTAGCAAGCAATCCCTTGAGGGCTAGTCGATCTCCACTTACTCCGAGGGCGTCAAGTGCACCCCTGGGACTCGTCTCTTCATTGGGATTCAACAGGGGGCGTAAGGAAAATGTAAAACTTTTTATCAATGTTGATAG ATACACAAAATATAATGCTCCTTCCATTACACAGAGATGTTCCAGAATATCACCACTTGCATCTGCATCCTTTGGTGACATGGCGGACTCTTCAACTC CCATTTTTCCTAGAATCAATGTGAAGGATCCGTATCAACGACTTGGAATCAGCAAGGAAGCATCTGAAGAAGAAATTCGAGCTGCCAGGAACTTTCTCATAAGCAAGTATGCAGGGCATAAGCCAAGTGTTGATGCAATTGAGTCTGCGCATGACAAAATCATCATGCAGAGTTTCTTTGATAGAAAAAGACCAAAAGTGGATCTCAAGAAAAAATTTAGGGAACTTAGTCAGTCACGTCCAGTCAAGGCTGTTCAGGGCAGATTTTACACGCCATCTAGCAAATTTATTTGGAAGACAGCGATTACTTTTGTCTTGCTTGGAGTGCTTACCCTTGTTTTCCCTACTGAAGAAGGTCCAACTCTCCAGGTCTTAATCTCTTGCGCGGCAAATATCTATTTCCTCTATCAGCGGCTTAAAAGTGGATGGAAATCATTCTTTTATGG GTTCAGCTCCTTCTTTGCTTCCTGGTTTCTTGCCACATTCTTGATGGTATCGGTAATTCCGCCTATACTGCCAGGTCCAAGAAACTTAGAAGTGAGCACGGCGTGTGTTGCTTACGCATTCCTTTTTGTATCATCAACCTTCCTGAAGTAG